The Sulfurospirillum tamanense genome includes a region encoding these proteins:
- a CDS encoding thiamine-binding protein encodes MSVLLEFSLFPTEGGESKSASVAKVVEMVAQSGYPYKLTPMSTVIETPTLPEALRIIENAYEALEKHNRVYGCFKVDIRKNRSEGMTQKIASVEEKLGYKVVI; translated from the coding sequence ATGAGTGTTTTATTGGAATTCTCACTCTTTCCTACGGAAGGGGGCGAGAGCAAAAGTGCTTCGGTAGCCAAAGTTGTTGAAATGGTTGCCCAAAGTGGCTACCCTTACAAACTTACCCCCATGAGTACGGTGATTGAAACACCTACTTTGCCTGAAGCGTTAAGAATCATCGAAAATGCTTATGAAGCTTTAGAGAAACACAACCGCGTATACGGGTGTTTTAAGGTCGATATTCGCAAAAACAGAAGCGAAGGCATGACGCAAAAAATTGCCTCAGTGGAAGAGAAGTTGGGCTACAAAGTGGTTATTTAG
- a CDS encoding YaiI/YqxD family protein, with amino-acid sequence MKILVDADAFPNALKEVLLRTVLKRKIPTVFIANKPIATPNVPFVQMKVVALGADEADHHIAALCEKEDVVITADIPLADRVVAKGALALDPRGTVYDAENIKGLLAMRNLMQELRDGGQITGGPSAIGPKDVRAFADGLNGLLSKKVF; translated from the coding sequence GTGAAAATCTTGGTTGACGCAGACGCGTTTCCCAATGCCCTCAAAGAGGTGCTTTTGCGTACCGTATTAAAGCGCAAGATTCCTACAGTGTTTATCGCCAACAAACCCATTGCCACGCCAAATGTGCCTTTTGTACAGATGAAGGTGGTGGCTTTGGGCGCAGACGAAGCAGACCACCATATCGCCGCACTTTGTGAGAAAGAAGACGTGGTGATTACCGCAGACATTCCCCTCGCAGACCGCGTGGTTGCCAAGGGTGCTCTGGCTCTTGATCCACGCGGCACGGTGTACGATGCAGAAAACATCAAAGGCTTGCTTGCCATGCGCAACCTCATGCAAGAGTTGCGCGATGGCGGACAAATCACGGGCGGCCCAAGTGCCATCGGCCCCAAAGACGTGCGGGCATTTGCCGATGGGCTTAATGGGCTTTTGTCTAAAAAAGTCTTCTAA